A stretch of Paenibacillus peoriae DNA encodes these proteins:
- a CDS encoding ABC transporter substrate-binding protein — translation MKRKSYFMMTAMLLVLSVFISACGGNNNGSNPASSSGDKQESASTGETRSFKTVKGDIQIPTKPQRIVTDFYGGELLSVGANVVGVEPTAFQNPFLTDLLKEQGTKEVGDPTNLEKTLELKPDLIVVMKDTNYEALSKIAPTLYIPYGTTTNIYDTVKLFGDITGEKEKAEQFIAAFDKKAAEGRARLKGVIDEKATFGLYELTDKHALWIFGDNAGRGGQAVYNALKLNLPKKTMNSKEQTVQLSMEVLPQYDADYMFLTTYDPEKKGDALKQLKSSAVWGNLPAVKNNRVFFNDFDTYYRYDPIAITGQIDMIVDMLIEREKENKAKQ, via the coding sequence TTGAAAAGGAAATCGTATTTTATGATGACAGCTATGTTACTTGTATTGTCTGTATTCATCAGCGCTTGCGGCGGAAATAATAATGGAAGTAATCCGGCTTCATCTTCAGGAGATAAGCAAGAGTCGGCTTCTACTGGAGAGACGAGAAGCTTTAAAACGGTTAAAGGGGATATTCAAATTCCGACCAAGCCACAGCGCATTGTAACGGATTTTTACGGTGGAGAATTGCTGTCCGTGGGTGCTAACGTGGTGGGTGTAGAGCCGACTGCGTTTCAAAATCCTTTTCTGACCGATTTGCTGAAGGAACAAGGAACCAAAGAGGTGGGTGATCCGACCAATTTGGAAAAGACGTTGGAACTCAAACCCGATCTGATCGTGGTTATGAAGGATACGAATTATGAGGCTTTGTCTAAAATTGCACCTACCCTGTACATTCCGTACGGCACGACGACTAATATTTATGATACGGTCAAGCTGTTCGGCGATATCACCGGGGAAAAGGAGAAGGCTGAGCAATTTATTGCTGCATTTGATAAAAAGGCCGCTGAAGGTCGCGCACGTCTTAAAGGTGTGATTGACGAAAAGGCAACTTTCGGTCTGTATGAGCTGACGGACAAGCATGCACTTTGGATCTTTGGCGACAATGCGGGTCGCGGTGGACAAGCCGTGTACAATGCGCTCAAACTGAACTTGCCAAAGAAAACAATGAACTCCAAGGAACAAACGGTACAGCTTTCGATGGAGGTATTGCCGCAGTATGACGCAGATTATATGTTCCTGACTACGTATGACCCGGAGAAAAAGGGTGACGCGCTCAAGCAACTGAAGTCGTCCGCTGTATGGGGGAATCTTCCTGCGGTGAAGAACAATAGAGTGTTCTTTAACGATTTTGATACGTATTATCGCTATGATCCAATCGCTATTACTGGGCAAATTGATATGATCGTAGATATGCTGATCGAAAGAGAAAAAGAGAATAAAGCTAAACAATAG
- a CDS encoding stalk domain-containing protein: MKRCTLLISMIALLLFSSSAWAAGDESASRIRSYDSGSLIQSDGSLWLWGYNQSVPTRVEDKPNVVRTFSNIIQEGDLIFTLQDHSAWYVPRNNISESVKFISLEGLPNIINVRIMNDHVLALNAEGNVLSADRIENGGNFAPFQTLSGIENVTELDSYYEKRPQYEERWIFLKKDGSVWKNTRSLQGFELVPSLKDITAISKNIALKKDGTVWTWPKEFDKNVTPSETLSVSQIQALSDIKIIKTNGSSNLAIDRQGRLWFWGETVTGYSDNTTYHNENTPVLLSGVKDVKDAFFAERSILALTTAGNVYVASLDGEKLPSNAPFTLLAKNIQSIKAGPRHVIMQKADGALWGWGVNKHAQLGIGDYEFLYSSPVPVQKPILVRLNGSPVSLSNGVITRNGQAFIPLRSVFDKLGAEIAYDFNSKIAKIDQSKAEDHPVFLEINFKTSQAKVNGKAVKLTNPPFMVNGIGYLPLRLISETLGAKVDWIQKEDTIEITTK, from the coding sequence ATGAAAAGATGTACTCTGTTAATCAGTATGATCGCTCTGTTATTGTTCAGCTCCAGTGCATGGGCGGCCGGTGATGAATCGGCGTCCCGTATTCGCTCCTATGATTCCGGGAGTCTGATTCAATCCGATGGGAGCTTGTGGTTATGGGGCTATAATCAATCCGTACCGACTCGTGTAGAGGATAAGCCAAACGTTGTAAGAACATTTTCGAATATAATCCAGGAAGGCGATCTGATATTTACCTTACAAGATCATTCCGCCTGGTATGTGCCAAGAAACAACATTTCTGAATCCGTGAAATTCATTTCTCTGGAAGGACTACCAAACATCATAAACGTGCGTATTATGAATGATCATGTGCTCGCCCTAAACGCCGAAGGAAACGTATTATCCGCTGATCGAATCGAAAATGGTGGCAACTTTGCTCCTTTTCAAACCCTATCCGGCATCGAAAATGTTACAGAATTGGATAGTTACTATGAAAAAAGACCGCAATATGAGGAACGCTGGATCTTCTTGAAGAAGGACGGAAGTGTATGGAAAAATACAAGGTCCTTGCAGGGCTTCGAGCTTGTTCCATCATTAAAGGATATTACTGCTATCTCCAAAAACATAGCCTTAAAGAAAGACGGTACTGTATGGACATGGCCCAAAGAATTTGATAAAAATGTAACTCCGTCCGAAACTTTATCCGTATCGCAGATTCAAGCCTTATCGGACATCAAAATAATTAAGACCAATGGAAGTTCCAATCTCGCGATTGATCGACAAGGACGGTTATGGTTCTGGGGTGAAACGGTCACAGGTTACTCAGATAATACAACCTATCACAATGAAAATACCCCTGTGCTATTATCAGGAGTAAAAGATGTTAAAGACGCCTTTTTCGCCGAACGCTCCATACTCGCCCTCACCACAGCTGGGAATGTATATGTTGCGTCTCTAGATGGTGAAAAGTTACCATCCAACGCCCCCTTTACATTGCTTGCTAAAAATATTCAAAGTATCAAAGCAGGTCCACGGCACGTAATCATGCAAAAAGCAGATGGGGCCTTATGGGGCTGGGGTGTCAACAAACACGCGCAGCTAGGTATAGGAGACTATGAGTTTCTGTATAGTTCACCAGTTCCTGTACAAAAACCGATTCTTGTCCGTCTCAATGGTTCGCCTGTCTCTCTGAGTAATGGTGTCATTACCCGCAACGGGCAAGCGTTTATTCCCCTTCGTTCTGTTTTTGATAAACTGGGGGCCGAGATCGCTTATGATTTCAACAGCAAAATAGCAAAAATAGATCAGTCCAAGGCAGAAGATCACCCTGTCTTTCTAGAAATAAATTTCAAAACCAGCCAAGCAAAAGTGAACGGTAAGGCTGTAAAGCTTACCAATCCGCCCTTCATGGTGAATGGTATTGGTTATCTTCCATTAAGGCTGATCAGCGAAACGCTGGGGGCCAAGGTAGATTGGATACAAAAAGAAGATACTATTGAAATTACGACAAAATAG
- a CDS encoding cyclodeaminase/cyclohydrolase family protein: MSELSWNHSIGHFLKEAASAAPTPGGGSVSALAAALGAAMTSMTANLSQGEKYAHIHEQITDVISSMERLSTHCEELMVADIQSFEQYMTALRLPKETDEEKRYRTHSLQTAVIAAIEVPMRLLEVCRDGLSQAYNIVEVSNKNVISDLGIGAILFEAAAQSALLTVDINLASLKDLDVKQSYEAKTAALLREIGQIKEQTLLIVRSRITG, translated from the coding sequence ATGAGTGAACTGTCGTGGAATCATTCCATCGGACATTTTCTGAAAGAGGCTGCAAGTGCAGCTCCTACCCCTGGCGGAGGAAGTGTATCCGCACTGGCTGCGGCACTAGGCGCGGCTATGACCTCCATGACCGCCAACCTTTCACAAGGAGAAAAATACGCGCACATCCATGAACAAATCACGGACGTCATTAGCAGCATGGAAAGATTGTCTACACATTGTGAGGAATTAATGGTCGCAGACATCCAATCCTTTGAACAGTATATGACTGCCCTGCGTTTGCCCAAGGAAACAGACGAAGAAAAGCGCTATCGTACCCATTCCCTACAGACAGCGGTGATCGCTGCCATTGAGGTACCCATGCGCCTGCTGGAAGTATGCCGAGACGGATTGTCGCAAGCCTATAACATTGTGGAAGTGTCCAATAAAAATGTGATTTCGGATCTTGGCATCGGCGCGATCCTGTTCGAAGCCGCCGCTCAATCTGCCCTGCTTACCGTCGACATTAACCTTGCTTCGCTGAAAGATTTGGATGTCAAACAATCCTACGAAGCTAAAACAGCCGCACTCCTCCGTGAAATCGGACAAATCAAAGAACAAACCTTATTGATCGTGCGCAGCCGAATAACGGGCTGA
- a CDS encoding bifunctional 5,10-methylenetetrahydrofolate dehydrogenase/5,10-methenyltetrahydrofolate cyclohydrolase: MAIIMKSKEAAEQVYATIRSQVEEMKQQGHRPHLATLLVEGDPASAYYARTKQKIAEKLGISFHLHTFDRHVSETELLHLIGSLNDASHVHGIMLELPLPQHLSASVIKQSIAPYKDIDGITPDNKLATVTGDAGLYPATPQACIELLKHYGHTLAGKNVTLVGIGQTVGLPLFHMLQRENATVTACHAGTRDIAEHLSHADIAFVAVGCPDVITQDMVHPGLILVDAGINETLEGKIVGDAALDVGEKVHAISPVPGGVGTLTTAILYKNLLKAIHLQHYSREVVYS; this comes from the coding sequence ATGGCTATTATCATGAAATCCAAAGAAGCAGCTGAGCAAGTATATGCAACGATCCGTTCACAGGTAGAAGAAATGAAGCAGCAAGGACACCGTCCCCATCTGGCAACCCTATTGGTAGAAGGTGATCCGGCATCTGCATACTATGCACGGACCAAGCAAAAAATAGCGGAGAAGCTGGGCATCTCATTTCATCTCCATACGTTTGATCGTCATGTTAGCGAAACCGAGCTACTGCACCTGATCGGCAGTCTGAACGATGCATCCCATGTACATGGCATTATGCTGGAACTGCCGCTTCCCCAACATCTTTCCGCCTCCGTTATTAAACAATCCATTGCCCCCTACAAGGATATTGATGGGATTACACCCGATAACAAGCTGGCTACTGTAACAGGTGACGCCGGACTATATCCCGCAACACCTCAAGCCTGTATCGAGCTGCTCAAGCATTACGGTCACACATTGGCAGGCAAAAATGTCACGCTCGTGGGCATCGGACAGACAGTGGGACTTCCCCTTTTCCACATGTTGCAAAGAGAAAACGCCACCGTTACCGCCTGTCATGCAGGTACGCGTGATATTGCAGAGCATCTGAGCCATGCAGACATTGCCTTCGTGGCAGTCGGATGCCCTGATGTGATTACGCAAGATATGGTTCATCCCGGTTTGATTTTGGTAGATGCGGGAATTAATGAGACGCTAGAGGGAAAAATAGTGGGAGATGCCGCTTTAGACGTGGGGGAAAAAGTACATGCTATTTCTCCGGTTCCCGGCGGTGTTGGCACCTTAACGACTGCGATTTTGTACAAAAATCTGCTCAAAGCAATACATCTGCAACACTACTCCAGAGAGGTGGTTTACTCATGA
- a CDS encoding fatty acid desaturase, whose protein sequence is MSMTQLPLAQLKKNMAPYEKINTKSSVLQLINTLGPLILLWYAAYLSLSVSYWLTLPIAIVASGFVVRTFIIFHDCGHQSFFKSRKLNDIVGTITGIITLCPYHQWKNSHAIHHATSSNLDKRGTGDMWVLTVEEYTEASTWTRLAYRIYRNPWVMFGLGPIYTFLISYRFNIKTAKRKEKMNTHVTNISIVALYALLCWAIGWQAFLLVQAPIFFVSGMLGIWLFYVQHQFEDSYFEHDEEWSYINAAVEGSSYYKLPKVLQWITGNIGFHHVHHLSPKVPNYNLEKAHEATPLLQKATTITVSSSLQSLKFRLWDENTKTFLTFKQVKPLLSKRVAVTKPMPTPVVGTERK, encoded by the coding sequence ATGAGTATGACACAACTCCCATTAGCCCAATTGAAAAAAAATATGGCTCCCTACGAGAAAATAAACACGAAATCCAGCGTTCTGCAACTTATCAATACCTTGGGTCCACTGATCCTATTGTGGTATGCTGCTTATCTTAGCCTGTCGGTCTCGTACTGGCTGACGCTTCCCATTGCCATTGTTGCATCGGGGTTTGTGGTACGGACGTTTATTATTTTTCATGATTGTGGTCATCAATCCTTCTTCAAAAGCCGCAAGCTGAACGACATTGTGGGAACGATTACAGGTATTATTACGCTCTGCCCTTATCACCAATGGAAAAATAGTCACGCGATCCACCATGCAACCAGCAGTAATCTGGATAAAAGAGGCACAGGTGACATGTGGGTGCTTACGGTAGAAGAGTACACAGAGGCTTCCACATGGACACGGTTGGCCTATCGCATATACCGAAATCCTTGGGTTATGTTCGGACTAGGTCCGATCTATACTTTTTTGATTTCCTATCGCTTTAATATCAAGACAGCCAAACGCAAGGAAAAAATGAACACTCATGTGACGAATATATCCATCGTTGCATTGTATGCACTGTTGTGCTGGGCTATTGGATGGCAGGCCTTCCTTCTCGTACAGGCACCTATCTTTTTTGTATCCGGTATGTTGGGAATCTGGTTGTTCTATGTACAACATCAATTTGAGGATTCGTATTTTGAGCACGATGAAGAGTGGAGTTATATTAATGCAGCCGTAGAAGGCAGTTCTTACTACAAGCTTCCTAAAGTATTGCAATGGATTACGGGCAATATCGGATTTCATCACGTTCATCACCTGAGTCCCAAAGTTCCAAATTATAATTTGGAGAAAGCACATGAAGCGACACCGTTACTTCAAAAGGCGACCACGATCACAGTGAGTAGCAGTCTGCAATCGTTGAAGTTCCGACTTTGGGATGAAAATACGAAAACCTTTTTGACCTTTAAACAAGTGAAGCCGCTCCTCAGCAAACGTGTAGCAGTTACGAAACCCATGCCTACACCTGTTGTAGGCACAGAAAGAAAATAA
- a CDS encoding sensor histidine kinase has product MQKWYQIFQRNTGLSPYVWVVFYILPFYYFSSSSTGHIILGTAIILVFFACYVLAFVSKGWLIYFWTSVQIAISITMTLLFSYMYFSIFIAYLIGNIKSKAAFTTLYIILMVITIGLINYGFVSQNPVFIKQIPFILLNLIGVILLPITNFNRNKSDRLQVQLEDANKKISELIKLEERQRIARDLHDTLGQKLSLIGLKSDLAGKLMDQYPERAHVEINDVRLTARSALKEVREMVTQMRGMRLEDELLRIRQILKAAHIELTLEGDPKLEHTSLMNENVLSMCMKEAVTNVVKHSGATACSITIEPSRKELTLRIQDNGVGITRENGTLRGNGLQGMKERLEFVNGCMELRSDQGTTLVIKVPNIPEKPNEEVGP; this is encoded by the coding sequence ATGCAAAAATGGTATCAGATCTTCCAAAGAAATACAGGGCTTAGCCCTTATGTTTGGGTCGTCTTTTACATCCTGCCCTTTTACTACTTTAGCTCTTCATCTACAGGTCATATTATTTTGGGTACTGCTATTATTTTGGTATTCTTTGCATGTTATGTACTGGCTTTTGTCTCAAAAGGCTGGCTCATATACTTTTGGACCAGTGTACAGATTGCCATATCGATTACCATGACACTGCTGTTCAGCTATATGTACTTTTCCATATTTATCGCCTATTTGATCGGTAATATTAAAAGTAAGGCTGCATTTACGACGCTGTATATTATTTTAATGGTTATTACGATTGGATTGATCAATTATGGTTTTGTTTCTCAGAATCCCGTTTTTATTAAACAGATTCCTTTTATCCTGCTTAATCTGATCGGTGTGATTCTCCTTCCGATTACGAATTTTAATCGCAACAAAAGCGATCGGCTCCAAGTCCAATTGGAGGATGCCAATAAGAAAATATCGGAATTGATTAAGCTGGAGGAACGGCAAAGAATTGCGCGTGACCTGCACGATACCTTAGGTCAGAAGTTGTCACTCATTGGGCTGAAGAGCGATTTGGCGGGCAAACTGATGGATCAGTACCCGGAGCGGGCGCATGTCGAAATTAACGATGTTCGTCTCACGGCAAGAAGCGCGTTAAAAGAGGTACGGGAAATGGTTACTCAAATGCGCGGTATGCGACTAGAGGATGAGCTACTACGTATTCGGCAGATTTTAAAGGCTGCTCACATTGAATTAACTCTAGAGGGCGACCCGAAGCTGGAGCATACATCATTAATGAATGAAAATGTTCTTAGCATGTGTATGAAGGAAGCCGTAACCAATGTAGTGAAACACAGTGGAGCTACCGCTTGCTCCATCACGATTGAGCCGTCTCGTAAGGAATTAACTCTTCGGATTCAGGATAATGGAGTCGGTATTACGAGAGAAAATGGAACCCTTCGTGGAAACGGCCTGCAAGGTATGAAGGAAAGGCTCGAATTCGTGAACGGATGTATGGAGCTGCGTTCAGATCAGGGAACGACCTTGGTCATTAAAGTGCCCAATATCCCTGAAAAGCCGAACGAGGAGGTGGGGCCATGA
- a CDS encoding response regulator transcription factor produces MIRIVIAEDQRMLLGALASLLDLEEDMKVVGKASNGEEAIELVKLHQPDICIMDIEMPIKSGLDAAEELKGLNCKMLILTTFARPGYFERAIKAGTHGYLLKDSPSEELASSIRSIMAGRRIYAPELVDDAYAEVNPLTEREKTVLALIADGKNTKEIAGELYLTTGTVRNYISVILDKLGVSNRIEAITRFNEKGWFK; encoded by the coding sequence ATGATTCGAATTGTCATTGCAGAAGACCAGCGTATGCTGCTGGGTGCTCTAGCTTCTCTGCTAGACTTGGAAGAGGACATGAAAGTAGTCGGAAAAGCAAGCAACGGGGAAGAAGCTATAGAACTGGTGAAGCTGCATCAACCGGATATATGCATTATGGACATCGAAATGCCAATAAAGAGCGGATTGGATGCGGCTGAAGAACTCAAAGGCTTGAACTGCAAGATGCTGATTTTAACTACGTTTGCCCGCCCTGGGTATTTTGAACGAGCGATCAAGGCGGGGACACACGGTTATCTACTCAAGGACAGTCCCAGTGAAGAGCTGGCTTCCTCCATTCGCAGTATTATGGCAGGTCGGCGTATCTATGCTCCGGAACTGGTCGATGATGCTTATGCCGAAGTCAACCCGCTAACAGAGCGTGAAAAGACCGTCTTGGCGCTCATCGCTGACGGAAAGAACACAAAAGAGATTGCTGGTGAACTGTATTTAACGACAGGGACGGTGCGCAATTATATTTCAGTCATTCTCGATAAGTTGGGTGTCAGTAACCGGATCGAAGCGATTACACGTTTTAATGAAAAAGGTTGGTTTAAATGA
- a CDS encoding deoxynucleoside kinase, translating into MKQAPFIAVEGPIGAGKTTLASMLSTELHWPIIKEIVEENPFLDKFYQNIDEWSFQLEMFFLCNRYKQLEDTGLQYIEKAQPVISDYHIYKNLIFAERTLKGVKLEKYRQIYHLLTDDMPKPDIIIYIKADLDTLLGRIRKRARSFEQEMDPAYLEQLIIDYDKGMQFLAEQSPSPRILTVNGNEIDFVENQAQFKQIVSDVKELI; encoded by the coding sequence ATGAAACAAGCCCCATTTATAGCCGTTGAAGGGCCCATCGGAGCAGGCAAAACGACGTTAGCTTCGATGCTTTCAACCGAGCTACATTGGCCGATAATCAAAGAGATTGTCGAGGAGAACCCATTTCTCGATAAATTTTATCAGAATATAGATGAGTGGAGTTTCCAGTTGGAAATGTTCTTCCTCTGCAATCGGTATAAGCAGTTGGAGGATACTGGTCTGCAATATATCGAGAAAGCTCAGCCTGTTATTTCTGATTATCATATCTACAAGAATTTGATTTTTGCTGAACGTACGCTTAAGGGTGTGAAGCTCGAAAAATATCGTCAAATCTATCATTTGCTCACAGATGATATGCCTAAGCCGGACATTATCATTTATATCAAAGCAGATTTGGATACCTTGCTGGGGAGAATTCGCAAGCGTGCACGCTCTTTTGAACAGGAGATGGACCCTGCCTATCTGGAGCAATTGATCATAGATTATGATAAAGGCATGCAGTTTCTCGCTGAACAGTCCCCTTCCCCTCGTATATTGACCGTGAACGGGAATGAAATTGATTTTGTAGAAAATCAGGCACAATTTAAACAAATTGTTTCCGATGTAAAGGAGCTTATATAG
- a CDS encoding deoxynucleoside kinase yields the protein MNNYNIPANALITVAGTVGVGKSTLTGALAGRLGFKTSLEQVDHNPYLEKFYHDFERWSFHLQIYFLAERFKEQKNIFLSGGGFVQDRSIYEDTGIFAKMHADQGTMNPTDYETYTSLFEAMVMTPFFPHPDVLIYLEGSLPSILSRIEERGREMEIQTERSYWEQMHRRYSNWINEFDACPVLRLNIDEYDVHDPASMDAILEEVGKVISKK from the coding sequence GTGAATAATTACAACATTCCTGCAAATGCCTTGATTACGGTAGCGGGCACAGTGGGTGTAGGTAAATCCACGTTGACCGGTGCTTTGGCCGGACGCCTTGGTTTTAAAACCTCTTTGGAGCAGGTCGATCATAATCCCTATCTGGAGAAATTTTATCACGATTTCGAAAGATGGAGCTTTCATTTGCAAATTTATTTTCTCGCGGAACGCTTCAAGGAACAAAAGAATATTTTCCTGTCTGGTGGAGGCTTTGTGCAGGATCGTTCTATTTATGAGGATACAGGCATTTTTGCGAAAATGCATGCCGATCAGGGAACGATGAATCCTACCGATTATGAAACGTATACTAGCCTGTTTGAGGCGATGGTGATGACACCGTTTTTCCCTCACCCTGATGTGCTGATCTATCTGGAAGGCAGTTTGCCCTCCATTCTGAGTCGGATTGAGGAGCGCGGTCGCGAGATGGAGATCCAGACCGAGCGTTCTTATTGGGAGCAAATGCATCGCAGATATTCCAATTGGATCAACGAATTTGATGCCTGCCCTGTACTGCGTCTGAACATTGATGAGTATGATGTACATGACCCTGCTTCCATGGATGCTATTTTGGAAGAAGTAGGAAAAGTAATATCAAAAAAATAG
- a CDS encoding Gfo/Idh/MocA family protein yields the protein MRFGIVGTNWITERFIQAAMETDEFSLTAVYSRTEDKGKAFADKYNSQPEVFTDLAQMAASDQVDAVYIASPNSLHAEQAILCMNHGKHVLCEKPFASNAAEVKSMIEAARNNDVLLMEAVKSTLMPNFKIIKDHMYKIGRVRRYFASYCQYSSRFDAFKQGKVLNAFNPAFSNGSLMDLGVYCLYPMVTLFGKPEEVRAVGVLLSSGVDGEGSIVMKYPDMDAIVMYSKITDSYLPAEIQGENGTMVIDKISQPYEVKIHYRDGTIEDLTKAQTREPMYYEIQEFIDLIKIGERNSSINSLECSLTVAEVMEEARQQFGLRYEADLKNTSAH from the coding sequence ATGCGTTTTGGTATTGTTGGAACCAACTGGATAACAGAGAGGTTTATTCAAGCTGCGATGGAGACGGACGAATTTTCCCTGACGGCGGTATACTCACGCACAGAGGATAAGGGCAAAGCTTTTGCTGACAAATATAACAGCCAGCCGGAGGTTTTTACAGACCTGGCGCAAATGGCCGCAAGTGACCAGGTCGATGCCGTATATATTGCCAGCCCCAATTCCTTACATGCGGAGCAGGCGATCTTATGTATGAATCACGGAAAGCACGTGTTGTGTGAGAAACCTTTTGCGTCTAATGCAGCAGAGGTGAAGAGTATGATCGAAGCCGCGCGCAACAACGATGTTCTGCTGATGGAGGCCGTTAAATCCACACTTATGCCTAACTTTAAAATAATAAAGGATCATATGTATAAAATAGGCCGGGTTCGGCGTTATTTTGCAAGCTACTGTCAATACTCCTCCCGCTTTGATGCTTTTAAGCAAGGTAAGGTATTGAATGCGTTTAACCCGGCCTTTTCCAATGGTTCCCTGATGGACCTTGGCGTGTATTGTTTGTATCCTATGGTGACTTTGTTCGGCAAACCTGAGGAGGTTCGGGCGGTTGGTGTGCTTTTATCCTCTGGTGTCGATGGCGAGGGCAGTATCGTGATGAAGTATCCTGATATGGATGCTATCGTCATGTATTCCAAAATTACAGATTCCTATCTGCCTGCTGAAATTCAGGGTGAGAATGGAACGATGGTGATCGACAAAATCAGTCAGCCCTATGAGGTGAAAATTCATTATCGGGACGGCACGATTGAGGATCTGACCAAAGCTCAGACGCGTGAGCCCATGTATTATGAAATTCAGGAATTTATAGATCTGATCAAGATTGGTGAACGCAACAGTTCCATTAACTCTTTGGAGTGTTCACTTACAGTCGCTGAAGTGATGGAGGAGGCAAGACAGCAATTCGGCCTTCGTTATGAAGCAGATTTGAAAAATACTTCTGCACATTAG
- a CDS encoding purple acid phosphatase family protein yields MFKKFQKWSATSMSVALALGLITGMSALPVHAESSGNTDHGISKVTATFYGDTKGSKGFTWYTSKLSTKSTVQVIKKTASEADFTSALTFEGTSSPSTNSPEELVHKAVATGLQADTAYYYRVGDAARGIWSETGTFQTAPKSGEFTFIDLADTQAKSEDEAILSSQTLEKALQTVGNAQFVVHNGDIVDTGTKEEQWDWLLGHSQKSLLNTTIVPSAGNHEDENYAFYDHFNINQPAGSATKTGAYYSFDYSNAHFIVLNSNEDSEKYANFSEDQVAWLKKDAAAAKKAGAKWIIVNIHKGPYTTSNHATDSDIMDNNGVRNQIAPLMDKLDIDFVVQGHDHIYARTKPINQEGKATTPTKLKDTLNEKTIEYSVNPDGSIYVIPATAGPKVYYKNPSEKLGDKYYNLFELAEENHAAVYGPDPSDNRRPTRGQVQNFVGITVDENKLTAVTYEIDQNKNDAKPFIVDQFGIIKKY; encoded by the coding sequence ATGTTTAAGAAGTTTCAAAAATGGTCAGCAACATCTATGTCTGTTGCTCTTGCACTAGGTTTGATTACGGGCATGTCAGCCTTGCCTGTCCATGCTGAGTCATCAGGGAATACAGATCATGGTATTAGTAAAGTTACAGCTACATTTTATGGAGACACAAAAGGTTCCAAAGGATTTACCTGGTATACTTCAAAACTTTCCACGAAGAGCACTGTTCAAGTAATCAAGAAAACGGCTTCTGAAGCTGATTTTACGAGTGCTCTTACATTTGAAGGGACTTCTTCTCCATCGACCAATTCTCCAGAAGAGCTTGTCCATAAAGCTGTAGCTACAGGTCTTCAAGCGGACACAGCTTATTATTATCGTGTGGGTGATGCAGCGCGCGGGATATGGAGCGAAACAGGTACGTTTCAAACGGCTCCTAAGAGCGGCGAATTTACCTTCATTGATTTAGCTGATACACAAGCGAAAAGCGAAGATGAAGCCATATTGTCTTCACAGACGCTCGAAAAAGCACTTCAAACTGTAGGTAATGCTCAGTTTGTAGTCCACAACGGAGATATCGTAGACACCGGTACCAAAGAAGAGCAGTGGGACTGGTTGTTGGGACATTCACAAAAAAGTCTTTTGAATACAACCATTGTTCCTTCAGCAGGTAATCATGAGGATGAGAACTACGCTTTTTATGATCACTTTAATATTAATCAACCAGCTGGTTCTGCTACTAAAACAGGAGCGTACTACTCCTTTGATTACAGCAATGCTCACTTTATCGTACTGAACTCCAATGAGGACTCAGAGAAATATGCCAATTTTTCTGAAGATCAAGTCGCATGGTTAAAGAAAGATGCTGCGGCAGCCAAAAAGGCAGGTGCAAAGTGGATCATTGTTAACATTCACAAAGGTCCCTACACTACCTCTAATCATGCAACAGATTCTGACATCATGGATAACAATGGAGTTCGTAACCAAATCGCTCCACTCATGGACAAACTTGATATCGACTTTGTCGTGCAGGGGCACGATCATATTTACGCTCGTACGAAGCCAATCAACCAAGAGGGTAAAGCAACAACGCCAACCAAATTAAAAGATACATTAAATGAAAAGACGATTGAATATAGTGTGAATCCGGATGGAAGTATCTATGTCATCCCAGCAACTGCTGGCCCCAAAGTCTACTACAAGAACCCGAGTGAAAAACTTGGAGATAAGTACTATAATCTCTTTGAACTAGCTGAAGAGAATCATGCGGCAGTGTATGGCCCGGATCCGAGTGACAATCGTAGACCCACACGAGGACAGGTACAGAATTTTGTTGGCATCACTGTAGACGAAAATAAACTTACAGCCGTAACGTACGAAATTGATCAAAACAAAAATGATGCCAAACCTTTTATTGTGGATCAATTCGGAATCATCAAAAAATATTAG